The Penaeus monodon isolate SGIC_2016 chromosome 24, NSTDA_Pmon_1, whole genome shotgun sequence DNA segment AGGCGCGGCTGCGGCAGGCGATCCAGGAGACCGACCGCCTCTTCGACCTGGTGATGGTGGCCGAGCGGATGGACGAGTCGCTGGTCCTGCTGCGCCACCTGCTGTGCTGGAGCCTCCACGACGTCGTTGTGTTCGCCAAGAACGCCCGTCGGGAGGGCGTGAGGCCCGCCCTGGACGCACACACGCGGCGGACGCTCCGAGAGCTGAACGGCGCCGACGGGCGCCTCTACGAGCACTTCCTGGCCAAGCATCAGCGCGCGGTGCTGGACTTCGGCGTCCGGAGGATGGCGCGCGAGGTGGCCGCCCTCAGGAGCCTCCGCGAGCGGTACTTCGAGGCGTGCGGCGTGCTCCGGGTGGAGGGCCACAACCCATTCCCCAAGTTCAGGGAGTACTCGGGCCTCGTCGGCGCCTACGCCACGGACAGCGACGACGAGCAGTGCCAGAGGCTCTCCTTCTCGGAAATTGCGCTCCTAGACGAGGCAAGAGACAGGCAGGTGGCTTTCCTCGAGAAAGCCAGACTCTCGCAGCAAAAATCTGGCTCCGACGTTTAGAGTTTATTGAGTCTCATCTGCGATTTCTGTGTGGGCTTACAAGCATACCTGTGTGCAAAGACAGCGTCCAAAACGGCGCCCACGCGGCTTGGGCGTCTGTCCTCGGGCGATTCCGATGCCAGCGCCCCTGGTGGGAGAACAAGCTGACCATTCAGGATGACCTGGGCTGACCCAGTCAGATCGCCTCCACTCGCTACTacgtgaatcccccccccctccccctctcgggCTGGGCCGGCCCAGCTACCGCGCAACGCTGTTCGTCTATGTCTGTTGTACTGTTTCCGCAAATAAGAGTCGACCCGAACCATTCTGTCACTGCTATCCACAAAAGGAGCCTCctacaatatgtgtatatttatgtgtgtatgNNNNNNNNNNNNNNNNNNNNNNNNNNNNNNNNNNNNNNNNNNNNNNNNNNNNNNNNNNNNNNNNNNNNNNNNNNNNNNNNNNNNNNNNNNNNNNNNNNNNNNNNNNNNNNNNNNNNNNNNNNNNNNNNNNNNNNNNNNNNNACGTAATTAAAATCATATGGATTCAGCGGTTATATCAATTCActtttgaataaaacaagaatTCTAATGCCCAGCTCTGAGATGCGTGTGCGTGGGAGGAAGCAACGATATCGTCTGAACAAACGTTAACAATATCCTTGCTTAACCCCCCCCCTGAATTGTGAACCTTTAAATNNNNNNNNNNNNNNNNNNNNNNNNNNNNNNNNNNNNNNNNNNNNNNNNNNNNNNNNNNNNNNNNNNNNNNTATGCTTTAAAACAANNNNNNNNNNNNNNNNNNNNNNNNNNNNNNNNNNNNNNNNNNNNNNNNNNNNNNNNNNNNNNNNNNNNNNNNNNNNNNNNNNNNNNNNNNNNNNNNNNNNNNNNNNNNNNNNNNNNNNNNNNNNNNNNNNNNNNNNNNNNNNNNNNNNNNNNNNNNNNNNNNNNNNNNNNNNNNNNNNNNNNNNNNNNNNNNNNNNNNNNNNNNNNNNNNNNNNNNNN contains these protein-coding regions:
- the LOC119588807 gene encoding galactosylceramide sulfotransferase-like; its protein translation is MLCRSASSVQLLALPQAGMIPEELLPPGGKVDLFAVHSRLNVEEHRRVVHRDARWVTIVREPTSVFESLYSFYGIARWYSLDVTELKKVPLEVREPAPFLCVGLFSRGCDSFPLLGKRSATRFGSDVSNVCLTPQKLKAFPRFGDIFGKNQMLFDLGFPDDLSEARLRQAIQETDRLFDLVMVAERMDESLVLLRHLLCWSLHDVVVFAKNARREGVRPALDAHTRRTLRELNGADGRLYEHFLAKHQRAVLDFGVRRMAREVAALRSLRERYFEACGVLRVEGHNPFPKFREYSGLVGAYATDSDDEQCQRLSFSEIALLDEARDRQVAFLEKARLSQQKSGSDV